One region of Astyanax mexicanus isolate ESR-SI-001 chromosome 15, AstMex3_surface, whole genome shotgun sequence genomic DNA includes:
- the foxj1b gene encoding forkhead box protein J1-B, translating into MPVLTSPEIANMFKEKWMLLHPEDRENVSGSVSLDDSLTSLHWLQNFSILSANPERSPSFGCHPQHFPQPKNLSGGSDSPSSPPAGDTAAMGMAQPPGNPTPACGTYGHPQAGLYGHSEEVDYKTNPHVKPPYSYATLICMAMQASKKTKITLSAIYSWITENYCYYRHAEPSWQNSIRHNLSLNKCFMKVPRQKDEPGKGGFWQIDPQYADMFVNGVFKRRRMPATNFSTQRQSRLLSSCSSYSPQHNQSTTLGHFQEPATGSKRKQALPKRGAKLGRMSQSPLLASEIKSSDILRGDFDLASVFDDVLSGNGSTFEDLDINTALSSLGCEMEVSSQNQHVSSHVPKWYSSEDEQACAYLEMNTMMGCSMEDFQHQQQQHQQQMQAHPHCYEGMALFSDIPQHQQQQQHPWEIKEEAQAIPLSLDQGYGLCEGFFSEMPLWERAESFL; encoded by the exons ATGCCAGTTCTGACGAGCCCAGAGATCGCCAACATGTTCAAGGAGAAATGGATGCTGCTTCACCCAGAGGACCGCGAGAACGTAAGTGGTTCTGTAAGCTTGGACGACAGCCTCACCAGCCTGCACTGGCTCCAGAACTTCTCCATTCTCAGTGCCAACCCGGAGAGGTCGCCCAGCTTCGGCTGCCACCCGCAGCACTTCCCTCAGCCCAAGAACCTTTCAGGAGGTTCTGACTCGCCATCCAGCCCACCTGCCGGGGACACGGCGGCCATGGGCATGGCCCAGCCTCCGGGGAACCCCACCCCAGCCTGCGGAACCTATGGCCATCCACAGGCCGGACTCTACGGCCACAGTGAGGAGGTCGACTACAAAACGAACCCTCACGTCAAGCCCCCATATTCATACGCCACCCTCATCTGCATGGCCATGCAGGCCAGCAAAAAGACCAAAATCACCCTGTCTGCCATCTACAGCTGGATCACCGAGAACTACTGCTACTACAGACATGCAGAGCCCAGCTGGCAG AATTCAATTCGCCATAACCTGTCCCTGAACAAGTGCTTCATGAAGGTGCCCAGGCAGAAGGACGAGCCGGGAAAAGGGGGCTTTTGGCAGATCGACCCCCAATACGCTGATATGTTCGTCAATGGCGTGTTCAAGCGGAGAAGGATGCCTGCCACGAACTTCAGCACCCAGAGACAGAGTCGTCTGCTGTCCTCTTGCTCCTCCTACAGCCCTCAGCACAACCAGTCAACGACACTGGGCCACTTCCAGGAACCTGCGACGGGGAGCAAACGCAAGCAGGCACTCCCCAAGCGAGGCGCCAAGCTGGGGAGGATGTCCCAGTCGCCGCTGCTGGCCAGTGAAATCAAAAGCTCGGACATCCTCCGGGGGGACTTCGACCTGGCCTCTGTGTTTGACGACGTCCTTAGCGGAAACGGAAGCACCTTCGAAGACCTGGACATCAACACGGCTCTGAGCTCTCTGGGCTGTGAGATGGAGGTGTCCTCTCAGAACCAGCACGTGTCCAGCCACGTGCCTAAGTGGTACAGCAGCGAGGACGAGCAGGCCTGCGCTTACTTGGAGATGAACACCATGATGGGGTGCAGCATGGAGGACTttcaacatcagcagcagcagcatcagcagcagatgcAGGCTCATCCGCACTGTTACGAAGGAATGGCACTGTTTTCAGATATccctcagcatcagcagcagcagcagcacccctGGGAGATTAAAGAGGAAGCTCAGGCCATCCCGCTGTCTCTGGACCAGGGCTACGGCCTGTGTGAAGGATTCTTCTCTGAAATGCCTCTGTGGGAGAGGGCGGAGTCTTTTCTCTGA